One Bacillus sp. 1780r2a1 DNA segment encodes these proteins:
- a CDS encoding cation diffusion facilitator family transporter has translation MDNEKRFKEAQTAAVVGMVGNIVLAIMKSVVGVMANSRALIADAANSVSDVAGSLVVFIGVKIAKQPPDEDHPYGHGKAESIAAIIVAVLLAIVGIEILTSSFQAFFNPIEPPKIFAIYALVTAIIIKEGLYRYTYRIGKKIKSDAVMINAHDHRVDVFSSFAALVGIGSSLIGDKIGIEWLVYADPLAGLIVSVLVLKTAWTLGAEAFHNTLDHVLHEEDTAHLKEIVLGVEGVERIDTLHAREHGYYAIVDLRISVDPFITVEEGHQIGKVVKEQLLEEPNIQGVFVHINPYSES, from the coding sequence GTGGACAATGAAAAGCGATTTAAAGAAGCGCAAACTGCAGCAGTGGTAGGAATGGTTGGTAATATTGTCTTGGCCATCATGAAATCAGTTGTAGGCGTCATGGCAAACAGTCGAGCACTCATAGCGGATGCAGCAAATTCCGTTTCAGATGTTGCCGGCTCACTTGTGGTTTTTATTGGTGTGAAAATTGCAAAGCAGCCACCTGATGAAGACCACCCTTATGGACACGGAAAAGCTGAATCAATCGCTGCTATTATCGTAGCCGTTCTTTTAGCCATTGTAGGGATTGAAATTTTAACTTCATCTTTCCAAGCATTCTTTAATCCAATAGAGCCACCTAAAATTTTTGCTATTTATGCTCTAGTTACGGCTATCATCATTAAAGAAGGATTGTATCGATACACATATCGTATTGGAAAGAAAATAAAAAGTGACGCTGTTATGATCAACGCACATGATCATCGTGTGGACGTCTTCTCTTCCTTTGCAGCGCTTGTAGGTATTGGGTCTTCTCTTATTGGTGATAAAATTGGAATAGAGTGGTTAGTATATGCGGACCCCCTAGCAGGATTAATTGTTTCTGTACTTGTTTTAAAAACAGCTTGGACACTAGGGGCAGAAGCTTTTCACAATACGTTGGATCATGTTCTTCATGAGGAAGATACTGCACATTTAAAAGAAATAGTGTTAGGTGTTGAAGGTGTTGAACGAATTGATACCCTTCATGCAAGGGAGCATGGTTACTATGCTATTGTTGATTTGCGCATTTCAGTCGATCCGTTTATTACGGTAGAAGAAGGTCATCAGATTGGAAAAGTAGTCAAAGAGCAGCTACTGGAAGAACCGAATATTCAAGGTGTATTTGTTCATATTAATCCATATTCAGAAAGTTAA
- the spoVB gene encoding stage V sporulation protein B — protein MSKFLQGTIILIIAGLITRVLGFINRVVIARMIGNEGVGLYMMAVPTLVLVITLTQLGLPVAISKLVAEAQALGDKRKIKKILVVSLSITCTLSFIFTLSLIVFAPIIAKTFFTDERTLYPLLAIIPVIPIIAISSVIRGYFQGLQQMKPAAYSQVIEQVVRITLIAVCTKAFLPYGIEYAAAGAMLSSVFGELASLFYMFYMFKRKKKLTVRRNFFQSLRDGKDTFYDLMRIAVPTTGSRMIGSVSWFLEPIVVAKSLAIAGVATTIATQQYGELTGFALPLLMLPSFITVSLSTALVPAISESYAKNQMKQIQYRLHQALRLSFITGGLAVVVLYVFANPVMELMYGSDKAAIFVKVMAPFFIFSYFQGPLQAALQALDLAKAAMINSFIGAAVKTALIFLLASQPTLGIMGAGLSIVVGTMLVTLLHLSTVMKQIMYKLQIMDYVKSFIVMLAAGWVGQYAFTHLFSNLPLVLQTLVSIAVTSLLYVILLLLFKLVTKEELHRFSILRLFKKK, from the coding sequence ATGTCTAAATTTTTGCAAGGTACTATTATTTTAATTATAGCTGGATTGATTACAAGAGTTCTGGGATTTATTAACCGCGTTGTTATTGCAAGAATGATCGGAAACGAAGGTGTCGGTCTTTACATGATGGCTGTTCCAACTCTTGTACTCGTTATTACGTTAACTCAGTTAGGATTACCTGTTGCTATTTCAAAGCTTGTTGCTGAAGCACAAGCGCTTGGTGACAAACGCAAAATCAAAAAAATTCTGGTTGTTTCTTTAAGCATTACGTGTACGTTGAGTTTTATATTTACGCTTAGTTTAATAGTATTCGCTCCTATTATTGCAAAAACCTTTTTTACAGATGAGCGTACCTTATATCCACTATTAGCGATTATTCCTGTCATTCCAATTATCGCTATTTCATCGGTTATCCGCGGCTATTTTCAAGGCCTTCAACAAATGAAACCCGCTGCTTATTCGCAGGTCATTGAACAAGTCGTTCGTATCACTTTAATCGCTGTATGCACAAAGGCGTTCTTACCTTATGGAATTGAATACGCCGCTGCTGGCGCTATGCTCTCTTCTGTATTTGGAGAATTAGCATCTTTATTTTATATGTTCTATATGTTTAAGCGAAAAAAGAAGTTAACCGTCCGGCGTAACTTTTTTCAATCCCTGCGTGATGGCAAAGATACCTTTTATGATTTAATGCGCATTGCTGTTCCCACTACAGGAAGTCGTATGATTGGCTCAGTTTCTTGGTTTTTAGAGCCAATTGTTGTAGCCAAAAGCTTGGCAATTGCCGGCGTAGCAACCACCATCGCCACTCAACAGTACGGCGAACTAACAGGCTTTGCACTTCCATTATTAATGTTACCGTCCTTTATTACCGTTTCTCTTTCAACAGCACTAGTCCCAGCTATCAGTGAATCTTATGCAAAGAATCAGATGAAACAAATTCAGTATAGACTTCATCAAGCATTGCGCCTTTCCTTTATAACAGGTGGCCTTGCCGTTGTTGTATTATACGTATTTGCCAACCCTGTAATGGAATTGATGTATGGATCAGATAAAGCAGCTATTTTTGTTAAAGTAATGGCACCATTTTTTATTTTTTCTTACTTTCAAGGACCCCTACAGGCCGCCTTACAAGCTTTAGACCTAGCCAAAGCTGCAATGATTAACAGCTTCATTGGTGCAGCTGTGAAGACTGCACTGATTTTCTTGTTAGCTTCTCAACCTACTCTTGGTATTATGGGTGCCGGACTTTCTATTGTAGTTGGCACTATGCTCGTTACTCTTCTTCATTTATCAACTGTTATGAAACAAATTATGTATAAACTACAAATCATGGATTATGTAAAAAGCTTTATCGTCATGTTAGCTGCTGGATGGGTTGGACAGTATGCCTTTACACACTTATTCTCCAACCTTCCACTTGTACTACAAACGTTGGTCTCCATAGCAGTTACGAGCCTTTTATACGTTATTCTTTTATTGCTATTCAAGCTTGTTACGAAAGAAGAACTTCACCGTTTTTCAATTTTACGGCTATTTAAAAAGAAATAA
- the yajC gene encoding preprotein translocase subunit YajC, protein MEIFQAIWPLLLMFAIFYFLLIRPQQKRQKAVQQMQSELKKGDKVITIGGMHALVEAIDEGTVIVKTTDGSKMVFDRAAIREIRSEA, encoded by the coding sequence GTGGAAATTTTCCAAGCAATATGGCCATTACTTTTAATGTTCGCCATCTTTTATTTCTTATTAATTCGTCCGCAGCAAAAGCGTCAAAAAGCTGTACAGCAAATGCAGTCTGAGCTGAAGAAAGGTGATAAAGTCATCACAATCGGTGGAATGCACGCTTTAGTTGAGGCAATTGATGAGGGAACAGTTATTGTGAAAACAACAGACGGTTCTAAGATGGTATTTGACCGTGCTGCGATTCGTGAAATCCGTAGCGAAGCATAA
- a CDS encoding DUF2905 domain-containing protein: MNELPKLIMIMGGILLLVGFLLQFIGKLPGDILIKKGNTTFYFPIVTSIIISVLLSLIFFFIGRFK, from the coding sequence GTGAACGAGCTCCCTAAATTAATAATGATTATGGGCGGTATTTTACTATTGGTCGGTTTTTTGCTACAATTTATCGGCAAACTTCCTGGTGATATTTTAATTAAAAAAGGAAATACAACCTTTTATTTTCCAATCGTGACTTCAATTATTATTAGCGTTTTATTGTCGCTTATTTTCTTTTTTATTGGTCGATTTAAATAA
- the secDF gene encoding protein translocase subunit SecDF — MVKRGRIVTFFLLVLLIFGTIGTTVTGIAKDIKLGLDLQGGFEILYDVKPAKKGDVIDNSALKSTVEALNQRVNVLGVSEPSIQIEGDNRIRVQLAGVTDQSQARELLSTEANLTFRDVNDNILMDGSDLAQNGAKQSFDENNQPSVSLKLKDADKFKEVTKKVLDMAPNNLLVIWLDFEEGKDSYKAEAAKQDPKFLSAATVNQVFSQKEVSITGGNFTVKSATELSELLNAGSLPVKLDEIYSTSVGAQFGEKALDMTVFAGAIGIAAIFIFMIAFYRLPGIIAVITLSFYLYLNLLVFDLMHVVLTLPGIAALILGVGMAVDANIITYERIKDELRTGRSVMSAFKAGNRRSIATIFDANLTTMLAAVVLFIYGTSSVQGFATTLMIGIVLSFVTAVYGTRLLLALLINSRWLNKKPHLFGVKKSEIHDLSKDDGQTVLPTAWDRFDFVKNRKRFFAFSSALVIAGIVAVLVFKLNLGIDFASGTRVEVASDKALTQEQVEKDMSSIGLDSDDVIITGDDKKTGVASFVGVLSQKEIADLKDYFGEKYGSEPNVSTVSPTVGKELARNAMIAVLIASIGIIIYVGFRFELYMGLAAIVALLHDAFFIIAFFSLTRLEVDLTFIAAILTIVGYSINDTIVTFDRIRENMKKFKSKTFEDLKFIVNLSLRETLTRSLNTIITVTLAVVALLLFGSDSILNFSIALLIGLIAGTYSSIFIAAQLWLVWKGKQLERKKVVENETE; from the coding sequence ATGGTTAAAAGAGGACGTATCGTTACCTTTTTCCTCTTAGTACTTTTAATATTTGGTACAATCGGAACAACGGTTACAGGTATTGCGAAAGATATTAAGCTTGGCCTCGATCTTCAAGGTGGGTTTGAGATTTTATATGATGTAAAACCTGCTAAGAAGGGCGATGTCATCGACAACAGTGCACTTAAAAGCACAGTTGAAGCGTTGAATCAGCGTGTGAATGTGCTCGGTGTAAGCGAGCCTAGTATTCAAATTGAAGGAGATAATCGCATTCGCGTACAGCTTGCTGGTGTTACCGATCAGTCACAAGCTCGTGAGTTATTATCAACTGAAGCAAATTTAACCTTCCGTGATGTAAATGACAATATATTGATGGATGGTTCTGATCTTGCTCAAAATGGTGCCAAGCAGTCGTTTGATGAAAACAATCAGCCGAGTGTTTCGTTAAAGCTAAAAGATGCTGATAAGTTTAAAGAAGTAACAAAAAAAGTGCTAGATATGGCACCGAACAACTTATTGGTTATTTGGTTAGACTTTGAGGAAGGAAAAGATTCTTATAAGGCAGAAGCAGCTAAGCAAGATCCTAAGTTTTTATCCGCTGCAACTGTGAATCAAGTTTTCTCTCAAAAAGAAGTATCGATTACAGGTGGCAACTTTACAGTTAAAAGTGCTACAGAACTATCAGAGCTATTAAATGCAGGCTCTTTGCCAGTTAAATTAGATGAGATTTATTCAACGTCTGTCGGTGCTCAGTTTGGTGAAAAAGCTCTTGATATGACTGTTTTTGCAGGAGCGATTGGAATTGCTGCAATCTTTATTTTTATGATTGCATTCTATCGCTTACCAGGTATTATTGCAGTTATTACGCTGAGTTTTTATTTGTATTTAAACCTTTTAGTGTTTGACCTTATGCACGTTGTGCTTACGCTTCCAGGTATTGCTGCACTTATTCTTGGAGTAGGTATGGCAGTGGATGCTAATATCATTACATACGAGCGAATTAAAGATGAATTAAGAACAGGTCGTTCCGTTATGTCTGCTTTTAAAGCGGGGAATCGCCGTTCCATTGCAACAATTTTTGATGCAAACTTAACAACAATGTTAGCTGCTGTGGTGCTGTTTATCTATGGAACAAGTTCTGTTCAAGGATTTGCGACAACGTTAATGATTGGAATTGTACTAAGCTTTGTGACGGCTGTGTATGGAACAAGATTGCTATTGGCACTTCTTATTAACAGCCGCTGGTTAAATAAAAAGCCTCATTTGTTTGGTGTGAAAAAATCTGAAATTCATGATTTAAGCAAAGACGATGGGCAAACGGTTTTACCAACTGCTTGGGACCGTTTTGACTTTGTTAAAAACCGCAAGCGCTTCTTCGCTTTCTCTAGCGCACTTGTAATTGCAGGAATTGTTGCTGTTCTAGTATTCAAGCTGAACCTAGGAATTGATTTTGCAAGTGGAACCCGAGTAGAAGTGGCAAGTGATAAAGCTTTAACTCAAGAGCAGGTAGAAAAGGACATGTCTTCAATTGGATTAGACTCAGACGATGTGATTATCACAGGTGATGATAAAAAGACGGGAGTTGCCAGCTTTGTAGGTGTACTTTCACAAAAAGAAATTGCTGATTTAAAGGATTACTTCGGCGAAAAGTATGGCTCAGAACCTAACGTAAGTACGGTTTCTCCGACTGTCGGAAAAGAGCTAGCACGAAATGCAATGATTGCTGTATTAATTGCTTCCATTGGAATTATTATTTATGTAGGGTTCCGATTTGAGCTGTACATGGGATTAGCAGCTATTGTAGCTTTACTACATGATGCCTTTTTCATCATTGCGTTCTTTAGCTTGACTCGTCTTGAAGTTGATTTGACATTTATAGCCGCAATTTTAACAATCGTTGGTTACTCAATAAATGATACGATTGTAACGTTTGACCGCATTCGAGAGAACATGAAGAAGTTTAAATCAAAAACGTTTGAAGATTTAAAGTTTATCGTGAACTTAAGTTTGCGTGAGACGCTAACTCGATCTTTAAATACGATTATTACGGTTACCCTTGCTGTAGTAGCGTTATTACTATTTGGAAGTGACTCAATTTTAAACTTCTCTATCGCTTTACTAATAGGATTAATTGCAGGTACGTACTCATCGATTTTCATTGCCGCTCAGCTGTGGCTTGTGTGGAAAGGAAAACAGCTAGAACGTAAGAAAGTTGTTGAAAACGAAACGGAATAA
- the tgt gene encoding tRNA guanosine(34) transglycosylase Tgt, whose translation MTAIRYEHIKTCKQTGARLGIVHTPHGSFETPIFMPVGTLATVKTMSPEDLKAMGAGIILSNTYHLWLRPGHEIVKKAGGLHKFMNWDRPILTDSGGFQVFSLSDLRRIEEEGVHFRNHLNGDKLFLSPEGAMEIQNALGSDIMMAFDECPPYPAEYDYLKRSVERTSRWAERCLKAHSRPQDQGLFGIVQGGEFEDLRRQSASDLVSMDFPGYAVGGLSVGEPKDVMNRVLEFTTPYLPADKPRYLMGVGSPDSLIDGAIRGIDMFDCVLPTRIARNGTLMTSEGRLVVKNAKYAEDFGPIDPNCDCYTCKNYSRAYIRHLIRSNETFGIRLTSYHNLYFLLNLMEQVREAIREDRLGDFRDEFFDKYGFNGPNAKNF comes from the coding sequence ATGACAGCTATTCGTTATGAACATATTAAAACATGTAAGCAAACCGGAGCACGCCTTGGTATTGTGCATACCCCGCACGGATCTTTTGAAACGCCGATTTTTATGCCAGTCGGTACGCTTGCTACAGTAAAAACAATGTCTCCTGAAGACTTAAAAGCAATGGGAGCAGGAATTATTTTAAGCAACACGTATCACCTTTGGCTACGTCCAGGTCATGAAATTGTGAAAAAAGCTGGTGGACTTCATAAGTTTATGAACTGGGATCGTCCTATTTTAACAGATTCAGGTGGTTTCCAAGTATTTAGTCTAAGCGATCTTCGACGTATTGAAGAAGAAGGCGTGCATTTCCGCAATCACTTAAATGGTGACAAGCTATTCTTATCACCTGAAGGAGCAATGGAAATTCAAAATGCACTTGGTTCAGATATCATGATGGCATTTGATGAGTGTCCACCGTATCCTGCTGAATATGATTACTTAAAACGTTCAGTGGAGCGTACAAGCCGCTGGGCTGAACGCTGCTTAAAAGCTCATAGTCGTCCGCAAGACCAAGGATTATTTGGTATTGTGCAGGGTGGAGAATTTGAAGACTTACGCCGTCAAAGTGCTTCTGATTTGGTTTCTATGGACTTCCCGGGTTATGCTGTAGGTGGGCTATCTGTTGGAGAGCCAAAAGACGTTATGAATCGCGTGCTTGAATTTACAACGCCTTATCTGCCAGCGGACAAGCCTCGTTATCTAATGGGAGTGGGTTCACCAGATTCATTAATCGATGGTGCTATCCGAGGAATTGATATGTTTGACTGTGTGTTACCAACACGTATTGCACGTAATGGTACATTAATGACGAGCGAAGGGCGTTTAGTTGTAAAAAATGCCAAATATGCAGAAGACTTTGGCCCAATCGATCCAAACTGTGATTGCTATACGTGTAAAAATTATTCAAGAGCGTATATTCGTCACTTAATTCGTTCTAATGAAACGTTTGGAATTCGATTAACATCTTACCATAACTTATATTTTCTGCTAAACTTAATGGAGCAAGTCCGTGAAGCTATTCGCGAAGATCGCTTAGGCGATTTCCGTGATGAATTCTTTGATAAATATGGATTTAACGGACCAAATGCAAAAAATTTCTAG
- a CDS encoding DUF421 domain-containing protein, whose product MEIVTMVFRTILLYLIVLVIFRLMGKREIGELSILDLVVFIMLAELAVMAIENTNDPLHHSLVPMVTLLVIQIGLALWSLKSNRMRNFLDGQPTVIIQNGEIREREMQKQRYNFNDLLMQLRDKNVKDIADVEFAILEPSGKLSVFEKKNNTASSGKESLNLPYIIDGVVQEEHLALDNRTKLWLRQELKKLGYEEIKNISYCTYNNGTFFVDKVDEPK is encoded by the coding sequence ATGGAGATCGTAACAATGGTATTTCGTACTATTTTGTTGTATCTTATCGTATTAGTCATCTTTAGGCTAATGGGGAAGCGTGAAATCGGTGAGCTCAGTATTTTAGACCTTGTCGTATTTATCATGCTAGCAGAGCTAGCGGTGATGGCAATTGAGAATACAAATGATCCATTGCATCATAGCTTAGTGCCGATGGTTACTTTACTGGTAATTCAGATTGGGTTAGCGCTTTGGTCACTTAAAAGTAATCGCATGCGCAATTTCTTAGACGGTCAGCCGACGGTGATTATTCAAAATGGCGAAATTCGTGAAAGGGAAATGCAAAAGCAACGCTATAACTTTAATGATTTACTCATGCAGCTTCGCGATAAAAATGTGAAGGATATTGCTGACGTTGAATTTGCTATTTTAGAACCTTCTGGCAAGCTATCCGTTTTTGAAAAAAAGAATAACACTGCTTCTTCTGGAAAAGAAAGCCTAAATTTACCTTACATTATTGATGGTGTAGTTCAAGAAGAGCATTTGGCACTGGATAACCGTACAAAGCTATGGCTTCGCCAAGAGTTAAAAAAGCTAGGTTATGAAGAAATAAAGAATATTTCATATTGCACCTACAATAATGGAACCTTTTTTGTGGATAAAGTAGATGAACCGAAATAA
- a CDS encoding post-transcriptional regulator, producing the protein MNSIISDEQKAIIQPVIESKLEEFHLIGYEDVTEVELWAYLNQKKWKKRQEFSLHQVVSDVLTVKITDVMSYVTIESYKSNMFETVSDNEDWKELLK; encoded by the coding sequence ATGAACTCGATAATATCAGATGAGCAAAAAGCTATCATTCAACCGGTAATTGAGAGTAAGTTAGAAGAATTTCATTTAATTGGTTACGAAGACGTAACGGAAGTGGAGCTGTGGGCGTATTTGAACCAAAAGAAGTGGAAAAAGCGTCAAGAATTTTCGTTGCATCAGGTTGTCAGTGACGTGTTGACTGTTAAGATTACTGATGTAATGAGCTATGTAACAATTGAATCTTATAAATCCAATATGTTCGAAACAGTTAGTGACAATGAGGATTGGAAAGAATTATTAAAGTAA
- the ruvB gene encoding Holliday junction branch migration DNA helicase RuvB, with translation MDDRIVTGDALSEEEVLEQSLRPQFLQQYIGQHKVKSHLDIFIKAAKMRSETLDHVLLYGPPGLGKTTLATIIANEMGVQIRTTSGPAIERPGDLAAVLTSLEPGDVLFIDEIHRLNRSVEEVLYPAMEDFCLDIVIGKGPSARSVRLDLPPFTLVGATTRAGLLSSPLRDRFGVLSRLEYYQEEDLASIVERTASILNVGIDTQATHEIARRARGTPRIANRLLRRVRDFAQVKGDGEITVQLATEALEMLQVDRLGLDHIDHKLLRGIIEKFRGGPVGLDTISATIGEESHTIEDVYEPYLLQIGFLQRTPRGRIVTSLVYDHFQMEVPEK, from the coding sequence ATGGACGATCGTATTGTGACAGGCGATGCACTTAGCGAAGAAGAAGTGTTAGAGCAAAGTCTTAGACCTCAATTTCTACAACAGTATATTGGTCAGCATAAAGTAAAGAGTCACTTAGATATCTTTATTAAAGCCGCTAAAATGCGAAGTGAAACGTTGGATCATGTACTGCTATATGGGCCTCCTGGCTTAGGAAAAACAACGTTGGCGACCATTATTGCCAATGAGATGGGCGTGCAAATTCGCACAACTTCAGGTCCAGCCATTGAACGTCCTGGAGATTTAGCTGCTGTACTAACAAGCTTAGAGCCAGGCGATGTGTTATTTATTGATGAAATTCATCGTCTTAATCGATCGGTTGAAGAGGTCCTTTATCCTGCAATGGAGGATTTTTGTCTAGATATTGTGATTGGGAAAGGCCCGAGTGCTCGCTCCGTACGGTTAGATTTGCCTCCCTTTACGCTTGTGGGAGCGACAACGAGAGCTGGTTTGCTTTCATCACCACTGCGAGATCGGTTTGGGGTTTTAAGCCGCTTGGAATATTACCAAGAAGAAGACTTAGCATCTATCGTAGAGCGTACAGCTTCTATCTTAAATGTAGGCATTGATACGCAAGCTACGCATGAAATTGCCAGGAGGGCTCGTGGGACCCCAAGGATTGCTAATCGTCTTTTAAGACGCGTTCGTGATTTTGCACAGGTAAAAGGTGATGGTGAAATTACCGTTCAACTTGCTACAGAAGCTTTAGAGATGCTGCAAGTTGACCGTTTAGGGTTGGATCATATTGACCATAAATTATTAAGAGGGATTATTGAAAAATTTCGTGGAGGTCCAGTTGGATTAGATACAATTTCTGCTACCATTGGCGAAGAATCACACACAATTGAAGATGTATATGAACCATACTTACTTCAAATTGGCTTCTTACAAAGAACGCCTAGGGGACGCATCGTGACGTCTCTTGTGTATGATCATTTCCAAATGGAGGTGCCAGAGAAGTGA
- the ruvA gene encoding Holliday junction branch migration protein RuvA, producing the protein MIDYIRGVITYINPEYVVIENQGMGYQVFTPNPYVFSVDNEEKIIYTYQYVREDILALYGFNSREQKELFMKLISVSGIGPKGALAILASGNPSQVVQAIEEENEKFLVKFPGVGKKTARQMILDLKGKLHDIVPDAVPSLFADMDEQEVKSQSSEALDEAIEALKVLGYAEREINKVVPALMQQSMTTDQYIKEALKRLLK; encoded by the coding sequence TTGATTGATTATATCAGAGGTGTGATTACATATATTAATCCAGAGTACGTTGTCATAGAAAATCAAGGAATGGGCTATCAGGTATTTACACCAAATCCTTATGTATTTTCTGTTGATAATGAAGAGAAAATTATTTATACGTATCAATATGTGCGAGAGGATATCTTAGCACTGTACGGCTTTAATTCTCGTGAACAAAAAGAACTATTTATGAAATTAATTAGCGTGTCAGGTATTGGACCAAAAGGTGCGTTGGCGATTCTAGCATCAGGTAACCCTTCTCAAGTGGTGCAGGCTATTGAAGAGGAAAATGAAAAGTTTTTAGTAAAGTTTCCGGGAGTAGGAAAAAAAACAGCTCGTCAAATGATTTTGGACTTGAAAGGAAAGCTTCATGACATCGTACCGGATGCAGTGCCATCACTATTTGCTGATATGGACGAACAAGAAGTTAAATCACAAAGCTCAGAAGCTTTAGATGAGGCTATTGAGGCACTAAAAGTCCTTGGATATGCAGAGCGAGAGATTAACAAGGTAGTTCCAGCCTTAATGCAGCAGTCGATGACGACGGATCAATATATTAAGGAAGCATTGAAGCGTTTGCTTAAGTAA
- the queA gene encoding tRNA preQ1(34) S-adenosylmethionine ribosyltransferase-isomerase QueA, translating into MKVDLFDFHLPEELIAQTPLEKRDASRLMVVNKETGEVRHHMFHDLLDYLQEGDCLVLNDTRVLPARLFGTKEDTGANIEVLLLKQTEGDMWETLVKPAKRVKEGTIISFGDGRLTAVCKGVSNQGGRLLEFQYDGIFYEVLEQLGEMPLPPYIKERLDDRERYQTVFAREQGSAAAPTAGLHFTEEMLEEIKAKGVHIAFLTLHVGLGTFRPVSVDDLEEHDMHAEYYQVSEETASLLNSVRKQGGRIISVGTTSTRTLETIATEHDGVFKASSGWTSIFIFPGYEFKAIDGMITNFHLPKSTLIMLVSALAGREHIIGAYETAVKEKYRFFSFGDAMLIL; encoded by the coding sequence ATGAAAGTAGATTTGTTTGATTTCCATTTACCAGAGGAATTGATTGCACAAACGCCGCTTGAAAAGCGTGATGCATCAAGACTTATGGTAGTAAACAAAGAAACAGGTGAAGTACGTCATCATATGTTTCATGACCTTCTTGATTATTTACAAGAAGGTGATTGTCTTGTATTGAACGATACGCGTGTGTTACCAGCCCGTTTATTTGGAACAAAAGAAGATACGGGAGCTAATATTGAAGTTCTGCTTTTAAAACAAACAGAAGGTGACATGTGGGAAACGCTTGTAAAGCCTGCAAAGCGCGTTAAAGAAGGAACTATTATCTCGTTTGGGGATGGCCGCTTAACAGCCGTTTGTAAAGGTGTAAGTAATCAGGGGGGAAGACTGCTTGAATTCCAGTATGACGGAATCTTCTATGAAGTATTGGAACAGCTTGGTGAGATGCCGCTGCCACCTTATATCAAAGAACGCCTTGATGACCGTGAACGCTATCAAACTGTGTTCGCACGTGAACAAGGTTCAGCTGCAGCACCAACAGCAGGACTTCATTTCACGGAAGAAATGCTGGAAGAAATTAAAGCGAAAGGTGTGCATATTGCCTTTTTAACACTGCACGTTGGCCTAGGAACATTCAGACCCGTCAGCGTAGATGATTTAGAAGAGCATGATATGCATGCGGAATACTATCAAGTGAGTGAAGAAACAGCTTCATTGTTGAATTCAGTACGTAAACAAGGTGGGCGAATTATTTCTGTTGGGACCACGTCTACACGTACGCTTGAAACAATTGCAACTGAACACGATGGTGTGTTTAAAGCTTCATCGGGCTGGACGAGCATCTTTATTTTCCCTGGATACGAATTTAAAGCGATTGATGGTATGATTACAAATTTCCATTTGCCGAAGTCAACCCTTATTATGCTTGTTAGCGCGTTAGCTGGACGTGAGCATATCATCGGCGCATATGAAACAGCGGTAAAAGAAAAGTATCGATTCTTTAGTTTTGGCGATGCCATGCTAATCTTGTAA
- a CDS encoding TIGR04086 family membrane protein, producing MEAKRMSSAVFFGVMIIFIIGFIISLLLALLLKFSSVTEQALQLWIAILSFLAVFIGGFMSGGKSGSKGWMIGGATGLIYSVLMLMLQFLGYNELFSAQQLLFHGGFLLVAMLGGVIGVNLSGSKTA from the coding sequence ATGGAAGCAAAAAGAATGAGCAGCGCTGTCTTTTTTGGCGTAATGATTATCTTTATTATTGGTTTTATCATCAGCCTTTTGTTAGCACTTTTGTTAAAGTTTTCGTCTGTTACTGAGCAGGCTTTGCAACTGTGGATTGCTATTTTGTCCTTTTTGGCAGTCTTTATTGGCGGGTTTATGTCAGGTGGAAAAAGTGGCTCAAAGGGTTGGATGATTGGTGGAGCAACGGGTCTTATCTACTCTGTTCTTATGCTTATGCTACAGTTTCTTGGATATAACGAGCTCTTTTCGGCTCAGCAGCTCCTATTCCACGGTGGCTTTTTACTAGTAGCTATGCTTGGTGGTGTGATTGGAGTCAACTTATCAGGTTCTAAAACAGCATAA